A region from the Acidobacteriota bacterium genome encodes:
- the dapF gene encoding diaminopimelate epimerase translates to MSSKPILFCKAEACGNDFLIVESAGMGNDPAELSRCLCDRHRGVGADGVEWVSIDEKGQVVARLFNADGSEAEISGNGTRCVAAWAVERRGGSEVRILTGAGEKECMLLRRSEHEFEFMVEMGRAAVLGKKRIPIPGGNAKGLEISIGNPHFVEFVDRFPERWQARAEVIGQSREFPHGTNVEFVRVLGRNKIEFRIFERGAGETQSSGTGSCASAIAAIHTGQVSSPVEVYAPGGKQVVHWDGADALLLEGPARLVCRGEFFYQDY, encoded by the coding sequence ATGAGTTCGAAGCCAATCCTTTTTTGTAAAGCTGAGGCCTGCGGCAATGACTTTCTCATCGTCGAGTCTGCGGGCATGGGTAATGACCCGGCTGAACTCTCCCGATGTCTCTGCGATCGCCACCGAGGAGTTGGCGCTGATGGTGTCGAGTGGGTGAGTATTGATGAAAAGGGCCAGGTCGTCGCTCGGCTGTTTAACGCTGATGGTTCGGAAGCCGAGATTTCCGGAAATGGAACTCGATGCGTTGCCGCCTGGGCGGTAGAAAGACGGGGTGGATCTGAGGTCCGCATCTTGACCGGCGCGGGCGAGAAGGAGTGTATGCTTCTTCGCCGTTCAGAGCACGAATTCGAATTCATGGTCGAGATGGGACGCGCTGCAGTATTGGGAAAAAAGAGGATTCCCATTCCCGGAGGAAATGCAAAGGGACTAGAGATCTCGATAGGGAATCCACACTTCGTTGAGTTCGTTGACCGTTTTCCCGAGAGATGGCAGGCTCGCGCAGAGGTGATCGGGCAAAGCCGCGAATTTCCTCATGGAACGAACGTAGAATTCGTGCGCGTTCTCGGACGTAACAAAATCGAGTTCCGCATCTTTGAGCGCGGAGCCGGGGAGACCCAATCCTCCGGGACAGGATCGTGCGCCTCAGCAATAGCCGCAATTCACACAGGCCAAGTCTCCTCTCCGGTGGAGGTTTACGCGCCCGGAGGCAAGCAGGTGGTTCACTGGGATGGAGCAGATGCCTTGCTTCTCGAAGGTCCGGCACGCCTGGTGTGCCGCGGCGAATTCTTCTATCAAGACTATTAA